Genomic DNA from Gimesia aquarii:
GCAAAAAATTTGACTGATCGAGCTAATTTGTTTGAGGATCTCATCAGTGATGCTCATTTACCTTTGATTCGCGCGGTGGAAATCTTCGATGTCGGTAGAGGAAATCGATTTAGCACTTATGGAACCTGGGCTGTTCGAAATTATCTATTTAGATCTACAAAAAAAGGACGCAAATATCGAAAAACGTTCCAGAATGGTGTCGAATCAGTGGCATTGGGTCTAACTGATTATCGTACGACTCAGCGTTCGGAGGAATCTTATCATGCTATTATTCAGGGCGTACTGCAAAGAGTACTAAATTCGCTGGACGAACGAGAGCAGATAATTCTGAAGCGCCGATTTGGATTACATCACTCAGACCCCCCGAAAAAGTTTCGTGAAATCGCAGAAGAATTAGGGGTCAGTACAGAACGTGTACGTCAATTGACGATCCGATCATTGCAGCGAATGAGAGAGGTAGCTGAAGAACAAAACCTGGAGATCCCGGAATTCATTTGAGTTCCCTCAAAAGAATCCGTTATTCCCAATTGGTATCATCATCAGCGTATGGTATAAGGAAGTAATGCTTTTAAAGCTACAAGAGATATTTTCCAGAGTTTTGCCATAGTTGAAATTCCATGAGCCCCCCAACAGATCCACAAGAATCAGATTCCAAATCAAGTCAATCTAGCGGTGATGCCAACTTAATTCGTCTGCAGAAATTTCTTGCCTCGACAGGATTGGGATCCCGTCGTCATTGTGAAGAGTATATTGAAACAGGTCGAGTTACTGTCGATGGTGACGAAGTGATTGAGTTAGGCGCGAAGATTGACCCAGAAACACAGGTGATCTGTGTAGATGGAGAGCGGGTTCGCCTTCAACCGAAACGCTATTACCTGATAAATAAACCGTCAGGCTTTCTTTGTACAAACAATGATCCTGCGGGAAGAAGAAGAGTCATCGACCTTTTTCCGAAGGAGAATCAACGATTATTTACAGTGGGACGCTTGGATGAAAATAGCGAAGGTCTAATCCTTGTGACAAATGATGGAGAGATGGCTGAGAGATTGGCGCATCCTCGCTATCGGGTTCCTCGCACTTATCAGGTTCAGGTTGTAGGAAACCCTCCACGTGAAAAGTTGAATGAATTACGCAAAGGGATTCGTTTCAAAGAAGGAGTCTTTCGGGTTGCCGGCTTGAAACCCTTGCGTAAGCAGGGGAAGAGTACTTTTCTCGAATTAACTCTGCACGAAGGTCAGAATCGAGAAATTCGACGTATGATGGCACGGATTGGTCATAAAGTCATTCAATTAGTTCGAGTTCGATTTGGTCCATTGAATCTCGGTAATCTCAAGTCTGGTGAATTCAGAAGATTGACGGATTGGGAGTTGAAAAAATTACGGGAAATGTTAACAGAAAAACATTCCCCCAACATTCGTCGGCGTAGAGGTCGTAAAAAT
This window encodes:
- a CDS encoding pseudouridine synthase; its protein translation is MSPPTDPQESDSKSSQSSGDANLIRLQKFLASTGLGSRRHCEEYIETGRVTVDGDEVIELGAKIDPETQVICVDGERVRLQPKRYYLINKPSGFLCTNNDPAGRRRVIDLFPKENQRLFTVGRLDENSEGLILVTNDGEMAERLAHPRYRVPRTYQVQVVGNPPREKLNELRKGIRFKEGVFRVAGLKPLRKQGKSTFLELTLHEGQNREIRRMMARIGHKVIQLVRVRFGPLNLGNLKSGEFRRLTDWELKKLREMLTEKHSPNIRRRRGRKNVIPGKGKPSRISAEKKISDKKPTNRTPAHKKTATPKHKREATVSQRGTSRRRIIGDTQGKQLRSGRHK